From the Nitrobacter hamburgensis X14 genome, one window contains:
- a CDS encoding IS110 family transposase: MPAVDDLSRSLTALAQDSTLMTVIELSKSSWLVAGMVPGIERHPVKKLDPDPVALLNLVSRWRCEAERKERRIERVVLAFEAGRDGFWLARWLRERGIEAYVIHSTSVAVTREHRRAKTDRLDTAMLMRVFLGWLRGERGHCRMVAIPTYEEEDAKRPSRERESLVGERTRIINRMKGALARLGIRGFKPELRRAPEKLSALLTPEGELLPSNLLEEMRREMTRLSLIREQIAAIEQARLVRLQQAPTSRPNAMTTLLARVIGVGLETADMLVQEVLNRNLRDRRAVARYAGLTGSPDESGSRRREKGLAKAGNARVRRGLIQLAWRFLMFQKDSGLAQWYRARTGQGARKTTVIVALARKLLIALWRMVTVGEVPTGVVLRPGM; this comes from the coding sequence ATGCCCGCAGTCGATGATTTGAGTCGTTCCCTCACCGCGTTGGCTCAAGATAGCACATTGATGACGGTTATCGAACTGAGCAAGTCGAGTTGGCTCGTCGCCGGGATGGTGCCAGGCATTGAGCGTCATCCGGTAAAGAAGCTCGATCCCGATCCGGTGGCTTTGCTCAACCTGGTCAGTCGCTGGCGCTGCGAAGCGGAGAGGAAGGAGCGGCGGATCGAGCGGGTCGTGCTCGCCTTCGAGGCGGGCCGCGACGGATTCTGGCTGGCGCGATGGCTGCGAGAGCGTGGCATCGAGGCGTATGTGATCCATTCGACGAGCGTCGCGGTCACGCGCGAGCACCGACGGGCGAAGACCGACCGGCTGGATACGGCGATGCTGATGCGCGTTTTTCTCGGTTGGTTACGTGGCGAACGCGGTCATTGCCGAATGGTCGCGATTCCGACCTACGAGGAGGAAGACGCCAAGCGGCCGAGCAGAGAGCGAGAAAGTCTGGTTGGCGAACGGACGCGGATCATCAATCGAATGAAGGGCGCCCTGGCACGGTTGGGGATTCGCGGATTCAAGCCGGAACTGCGGCGAGCTCCGGAAAAACTGAGCGCGTTGCTTACACCGGAAGGGGAGCTGCTTCCCTCGAATCTGCTGGAAGAGATGAGGCGCGAGATGACGCGGCTCTCCTTGATCCGCGAGCAGATCGCGGCCATCGAACAAGCGCGACTTGTACGATTGCAGCAGGCACCCACGTCGCGACCGAACGCGATGACAACGCTCCTGGCCAGGGTTATCGGAGTCGGATTGGAAACGGCCGATATGTTGGTTCAGGAGGTGTTGAACCGCAACCTGCGCGATCGTCGGGCGGTGGCCCGCTATGCCGGCTTGACGGGCTCTCCTGACGAGAGTGGCTCGAGGCGACGGGAAAAGGGGCTTGCCAAGGCGGGCAATGCCCGAGTGCGCCGTGGGTTAATCCAGCTCGCTTGGCGATTCTTGATGTTCCAAAAGGATAGCGGGCTGGCGCAATGGTACCGGGCTCGAACTGGTCAGGGTGCGCGCAAGACGACGGTGATCGTGGCGCTCGCCAGAAAGCTGCTGATCGCGCTCTGGCGCATGGTGACAGTCGGCGAAGTCCCGACCGGTGTCGTGCTGCGACCGGGAATGTGA